One window of Nymphaea colorata isolate Beijing-Zhang1983 chromosome 1, ASM883128v2, whole genome shotgun sequence genomic DNA carries:
- the LOC126410522 gene encoding uncharacterized protein LOC126410522: MHGLLDCINVLVEDSTKQDVVHNELDLYDSCFRNMGLPAAVRARTTMRPDLWWNRYGFDCPNLARFAVKVLSQTCSASGCERNWSVFQHIHSKKRNRLEHKRLNDLVFVRYNMRLKQRELEKSLARKHTSQFDPISLKNFDDLEPWIEEEPAAIFDDEDLECFNPEAEATEGFVDEGESATAGIGAEYVGEDLPILDDEEEEEDEDYE, encoded by the exons atgcatggtttgttagattgtattaatgtgttagtggaagattctacaaaacaagatgttgtgcacaatgagttggatctatatgatagttgttttcggaacatgggactacctgccgccgttcgagccaggacaacgatgcgtccag atttgtggtggaataggtatgggtttgattgtccaaacctagcacgttttgcagtcaaagtcctcagtcagacatgcagtgctagtggatgcgaaaggaactggagtgtgttccaacatatccatagcaaaaaaaggaataggctcgaacataaaaggttgaatgaccttgtctttgttcgatataatatgaggttgaaacaaag agaattagaaaaatcattagcaaggaagcacacatctcagttcgatcctatcagcttgaaaaattttgacgatctagagccatggattgaagaagaaccagctgcaatatttgatgatgaagatcttgaatgcttcaaccctgaagctgaagcaacagaaggctttgttgatgaaggagagtctgctactgctggtattggtgctgaatatgttggtgaagatcttccaattcttgacgatgaagaagaagaagaagatgaagattatgaatga